A portion of the Clostridium gelidum genome contains these proteins:
- a CDS encoding single-stranded DNA-binding protein: protein MNKIILLGTLVKDPELRHTENSDKVYTKFTIAVQRNFKLPNGIREADFIQIVAWGKKAEAIVKYMKKGSLITLSGRLRTGSYEDKDGNKKYIAEVVAEDFKFLENKKAETQAL, encoded by the coding sequence ATGAATAAAATAATATTATTAGGAACATTAGTTAAAGACCCTGAACTAAGGCACACTGAAAATAGTGATAAAGTTTATACTAAATTTACAATTGCTGTACAGAGAAACTTTAAATTACCTAATGGAATTAGAGAAGCGGACTTTATACAAATTGTAGCTTGGGGTAAAAAAGCCGAGGCTATAGTAAAGTATATGAAAAAAGGAAGTCTTATAACGTTAAGTGGAAGACTTAGAACAGGTAGCTATGAAGATAAGGATGGAAACAAAAAATATATAGCAGAAGTTGTGGCAGAGGATTTTAAATTTCTTGAGAACAAGAAAGCTGAAACACAGGCTTTGTAG
- a CDS encoding DUF6514 family protein, translated as MNLVEEYTSINRDDDVEFRYVYRLIKKEYRGIMAYGIEIERKDYVGLKNINLERRSIDIISPHRYKVKQLIMNLYNNQVSPIHLIDIIGSYADEHAYEFDMAIKQEQAIN; from the coding sequence ATGAATTTAGTTGAGGAATACACATCTATTAATAGGGATGATGATGTGGAGTTTAGGTATGTGTACAGACTTATAAAAAAAGAGTATAGAGGAATAATGGCATATGGAATTGAAATTGAAAGAAAAGATTATGTGGGTTTAAAAAATATAAATTTAGAGAGAAGAAGTATAGACATAATTTCACCTCATAGATATAAGGTAAAACAACTAATTATGAATTTATATAATAATCAAGTCTCGCCTATTCATTTAATTGATATTATAGGAAGTTATGCAGATGAACATGCTTATGAATTTGATATGGCAATAAAACAAGAACAAGCTATAAATTAG
- the acpS gene encoding holo-ACP synthase — protein sequence MIIGIGTDIIEIHRIEKIMMRTSSFIEKSFTNNEIEYFKSKGLKGNVIAGNFAAKEAISKALGTGFRGFGLKDIEVIRDKLGKPVVNLSCKIYELLEIKEFNIYVSISHSKENAIAYAVVEVI from the coding sequence ATGATTATTGGAATTGGGACGGATATAATAGAAATCCATAGAATAGAAAAGATAATGATGAGAACAAGTAGTTTTATTGAAAAGTCATTTACGAATAATGAAATTGAATATTTCAAATCAAAGGGACTAAAAGGTAATGTAATAGCTGGAAATTTTGCAGCTAAAGAAGCAATTAGTAAAGCACTAGGAACAGGATTTAGAGGATTTGGATTAAAAGATATTGAAGTGATCAGAGATAAACTCGGAAAGCCTGTTGTGAATTTGAGCTGTAAGATTTATGAATTATTGGAGATAAAAGAATTTAATATATATGTTAGTATTTCACATAGTAAAGAAAATGCAATAGCTTATGCAGTGGTGGAGGTAATATAA